Genomic segment of Nitrospirota bacterium:
AGCCCAGCGGGATCTGTACTATCAGGAAGAGCTGCACGAACTGGCGGCCCGGCATCCCATGTTTCGCAGTACTGTCACATTGTCTCGTCCGGATCCGGGATGGACCGGTCCGACCGGCCGCGTCACCGCGCTGGTGCAGGAGCGTGTCAAGACGGTGGACAATCTCGCCGTGTATCTCTGCGGAAACGGCGGCATGATCAAAGACGTGACCAACTTTCTCCGCTCGAAAGGCCTCTGCCCGATCTATCGCGAGAAATGGTACGACGACGAGAATGAAGTGTAATGACAGTTCTGTTCATGAGCGCGTCTGGGGTTCGTGGACATTAAGTTAAGACCCGCCGAGAGAAACGCGAAGCGGAGGCCCATACGCGTGCACCTATTTCATCAAGGCAATGGTTCCTGACACCGTTCTCTCTTTGTTAAGTTTCCTCTCTTAGCGGGACATTTAATTCAGCGGATGTTTGCTCCCGCGTTCTTAAGAAGCTGTACGATTTCTTGGTGGTTCTTTCGCTTTGCGATAGTCAGAGGCGTTTCACCATCCTGATCCTTCTGGCTCAGATCCACCCCTGCATACAACAAAGCTTGTACAACATCGGGATGACCAAACTGGCAAGCATAGTGCAAGGCTGTGTCGCCATGGTCAGTCTTCGAAGGGGATGCTTACTTTTTCCTGACCATGAGGCGGAGCGGGGTGCCGGTGAATTGGTAGGTTTCGCGCAGTTGATTCTCCAAATATTTCAAATACGAAGGCGTGAGGTCTTCCGGATGGCCGACAAACAAGGCAAAGACCGGTGGTTTGGTGGCCACCTGCGTGATATAGGCGGACTTCGTCACAGCCGACGGCTTGTGCTTGCGAGCCGGCAACGGATGGGTGTCGAGAATTTTCTGCAGCCAGGTATTCAGTGCGCCAGTGGGGACACGCTTGGTGAACATAGCGTGCACGTCCTTGAGGAGCGGGAAAAGACGGTGGACGGAGTCCGGCTTGAGAGCTGATCCATACAGGATCGGAGCCCAGGTCAGAAAGGAAAGCCGTCGGCGGAGTTCAAGTTCATATTCTTGTCGCGCCTGAGTATCT
This window contains:
- a CDS encoding ankyrin repeat domain-containing protein; translation: MHYACQFGHPDVVQALLYAGVDLSQKDQDGETPLTIAKRKNHQEIVQLLKNAGANIR
- a CDS encoding phenol hydroxylase, with translation AQRDLYYQEELHELAARHPMFRSTVTLSRPDPGWTGPTGRVTALVQERVKTVDNLAVYLCGNGGMIKDVTNFLRSKGLCPIYREKWYDDENEV
- a CDS encoding ribosome biogenesis GTPase Der, translating into AGIRRRGKIDRGVEGYSVLRSLRAIGRSDIGVLLLDGVEGVTEQDTKIAGAILKQGRACVLLINKWDLRAGDTQARQEYELELRRRLSFLTWAPILYGSALKPDSVHRLFPLLKDVHAMFTKRVPTGALNTWLQKILDTHPLPARKHKPSAVTKSAYITQVATKPPVFALFVGHPEDLTPSYLKYLENQLRETYQFTGTPLRLMVRKK